The genomic window GACCGGCATGGTGGCGGACGACCTCGCCGACGCGACCGGCGTCACCACGGAACTCGTCACGATCACCACCGAAGGCGACCGCTCGAAGGAGCCGCTGTCCCGCGCCGGCGGCACGGGCCTCTTCACGGGTGCGCTGCGCGACGCACTGCTCGCGGGCCAGTGCGACGTCATCGTCCACTCGCTCAAAGACCTGCCGACGGCGCCGCACGACCAGCTCGTCATCGCCGCGATCCCGGCACGGGAAGACCCCCGCGACGCGCTCTGCGCGCGCGACGGACTCACGCTCGCCACCCTCCCCGCCGGCGCGCGCGTGGGCACCGGCTCACCCCGGCGCATGGCGCAGCTGCGCGCCCGCCGCCCCGATCTCGAGGTCGTCGACATCCGCGGCAACGTCGACACGCGGCTCGGCAAGGTCACGAGCGGGGAGTTGGATGCCGTCATCCTCGCCGCCGCCGGGCTCCGCCGCATCGGACGCACCGACGTCGTCACCGACTACCTCGACGCCGACTCCTGGCCGACGGCACCGGGCCAGGGCGCCCTCGCGATAGAGGTGCGCCGCGGCGAGGAGGATCTCGTCCGCGCCCTCGACCATGCCGAGACGCGCGCCGCCGTGGAGGCCGAGCGCGAAGTACTCGCCCTTCTCGAGGCCGGCTGCTCGGCACCCGTGGGCGCACGCGCCGTCGTGGACGCGGGACTCCTCCTGCTGTCGGCGCGCGTCTACAGCCTGGACGGCGCGACGGCTCTCACCTCGTCCCACGCCACCACGTGGCCCGAAGACGAGGGCGACCCGCCGCGCGAGGTCGCGGCATCCGTCGCCCGTGAACTGCTCGACGCCGGCGCCGCCGGCCTGACGGGAGAACGCCCGTGACCCCCCACCTCGCCGGTGCCACCGCCCGGCCCCGCCGCCTGCGCGCGACCCCCGCGATGCGCCGCCTCGTCGCCGAGACGCGACTGCACCCGGCCGAGCTGATCCTGCCGATGTTCGTGCGGGAGGGCGCCACCGAGCCCGTGCCGATCTCGTCCATGCCGGGTGTCGTGCAACACACAACCGAGAGCCTGAAGAAGGCGGTGACGGATGCCGCGGCCGCCGGCATCGGCGGCATCATGCTGTTCG from Microbacterium sp. ProA8 includes these protein-coding regions:
- the hemC gene encoding hydroxymethylbilane synthase; protein product: MSASSRSALRIGTRGSTLALAQTGMVADDLADATGVTTELVTITTEGDRSKEPLSRAGGTGLFTGALRDALLAGQCDVIVHSLKDLPTAPHDQLVIAAIPAREDPRDALCARDGLTLATLPAGARVGTGSPRRMAQLRARRPDLEVVDIRGNVDTRLGKVTSGELDAVILAAAGLRRIGRTDVVTDYLDADSWPTAPGQGALAIEVRRGEEDLVRALDHAETRAAVEAEREVLALLEAGCSAPVGARAVVDAGLLLLSARVYSLDGATALTSSHATTWPEDEGDPPREVAASVARELLDAGAAGLTGERP